The following are from one region of the Mauremys reevesii isolate NIE-2019 linkage group 2, ASM1616193v1, whole genome shotgun sequence genome:
- the LOC120396435 gene encoding carboxypeptidase N subunit 2-like isoform X1 — protein sequence MPSKHACNKRLTANHHKAVIMIPVLFPLLFGYVLSLPDCPQKCLCTPSLMDCRRASLYEIPHGIAQKTETLILNDNHLTLISPEVFQHLLNLTFLGLANNKLSLQNDSFDNIGKSILSLDLSGNYFTDLPSNLFRNTKKLVWLNLAENRLGLLDSTIFSSLEKLTYLDLSNNRLKMLAPMFVGLSQLDTLMLAGNHLPTIPQGVFDPIPNLKILVLSHNEISHLPEGLFDNLKSLNDLLLDYNNFTEISHAIFTTLHNLEHFSMSKNRIQNIPPLLFAGRFTLRKLDLSSNLLSELPFDFPSGLEQLEVLNLSANCIGNVPKNLFINNTKLEFLHLDKTCLKTPPIFSGLQNLIELTVCCNSIKVLPKTFTDNMANLELLDLSMNNIKEIEDDAFKMNHNITKVILTGNPVCTTEQFMHYSFKGLDCSSKN from the exons ATGCCATCCAAACATGCTTGTAACAAAAGGCTGACTGCTAATCATCACAAG GCTGTAATAATGATCCCTGTGCTATTTCCGCTGCTCTTTGGATATGTCCTTTCACTGCCAGACTGTCCCCAGAAGTGTTTATGCACCCCTTCTCTAATGGATTGCCGCCGTGCCAGTTTATATGAAATTCCACATGGTATCGCTCAAAAAACAGAAACGTTGATCTTGAATGACAACCATTTAACCCTCATTTCTCCAGAAGTGTTTCAGCACCTTCTCAATCTCACGTTCCTTGGTTTAGCCAACAACAAGCTGTCACTTCAGAATGACTCTTTTGACAATATCGGCAAGAGCATCCTCTCTCTGGATCTCTCTGGGAACTATTTCACAGACTTGCCATCAAACTTGTTCAGGAACACAAAGAAACTGGTTTGGTTAAACTTAGCTGAAAACAGATTGGGTCTTCTGGACAGTACAATTTTCAGCTCCCTAGAAAAACTCACCTATCTTGACCTCTCTAATAACAGGCTGAAGATGCTTGCACCCATGTTTGTGGGGCTTTCCCAGCTTGATACCTTAATgctggctggtaaccatctcccCACCATACCACAGGGAGTTTTTGATCCCATTCCTAACCTTAAGATCCTTGTTCTGTCCCACAATGAAATAAGCCATTTGCCTGAGGGTTTGTTTGACAACCTGAAGAGTCTTAATGACTTGCTGCTAGATTATAATAATTTTACTGAGATATCACATGCTATATTCACAACCCTCCACAACCTAGAACATTTTTCAATGTCTAAAAATAGAATCCAAAATATTCCACCTCTCTTGTTTGCTGGCAGGTTTACCTTAAGAAAACTTGACTTGTCTAGTAATTTACTCTCAGAGCTGCCTTTTGACTTCCCTTCAGGGTTGGAGCAGCTGGAAGTTCTTAATTTATCTGCAAATTGTATTGGTAATGTTCCCAAAAATCTATTCATAAATAATACTAAGCTAGAGTTTCTGCATTTGGACAAAACTTGTCTCAAGACTCCACCCATTTTTTCAGGCCTTCAAAATCTGATTGAGTTAACTGTATGCTGTAATAGCATAAAAGTCTTACCAAAAACATTCACTGACAACATGGCTAATTTGGAATTATTGGATCTCTCCATGAACAATATCAAAGAAATAGAGGATGATGCATTTAAGATGAACCATAATATCACAAAAGTAATTTTGACTGGGAATCCAGTTTGCACAACTGAACAATTTATGCATTATTCTTTTAAAGGACTAGACTGTAGCAGTAAAAATTAA
- the LOC120396435 gene encoding carboxypeptidase N subunit 2-like isoform X2, producing the protein MQIIHTTAVIMIPVLFPLLFGYVLSLPDCPQKCLCTPSLMDCRRASLYEIPHGIAQKTETLILNDNHLTLISPEVFQHLLNLTFLGLANNKLSLQNDSFDNIGKSILSLDLSGNYFTDLPSNLFRNTKKLVWLNLAENRLGLLDSTIFSSLEKLTYLDLSNNRLKMLAPMFVGLSQLDTLMLAGNHLPTIPQGVFDPIPNLKILVLSHNEISHLPEGLFDNLKSLNDLLLDYNNFTEISHAIFTTLHNLEHFSMSKNRIQNIPPLLFAGRFTLRKLDLSSNLLSELPFDFPSGLEQLEVLNLSANCIGNVPKNLFINNTKLEFLHLDKTCLKTPPIFSGLQNLIELTVCCNSIKVLPKTFTDNMANLELLDLSMNNIKEIEDDAFKMNHNITKVILTGNPVCTTEQFMHYSFKGLDCSSKN; encoded by the exons atgcaaATTATCCATACAACT GCTGTAATAATGATCCCTGTGCTATTTCCGCTGCTCTTTGGATATGTCCTTTCACTGCCAGACTGTCCCCAGAAGTGTTTATGCACCCCTTCTCTAATGGATTGCCGCCGTGCCAGTTTATATGAAATTCCACATGGTATCGCTCAAAAAACAGAAACGTTGATCTTGAATGACAACCATTTAACCCTCATTTCTCCAGAAGTGTTTCAGCACCTTCTCAATCTCACGTTCCTTGGTTTAGCCAACAACAAGCTGTCACTTCAGAATGACTCTTTTGACAATATCGGCAAGAGCATCCTCTCTCTGGATCTCTCTGGGAACTATTTCACAGACTTGCCATCAAACTTGTTCAGGAACACAAAGAAACTGGTTTGGTTAAACTTAGCTGAAAACAGATTGGGTCTTCTGGACAGTACAATTTTCAGCTCCCTAGAAAAACTCACCTATCTTGACCTCTCTAATAACAGGCTGAAGATGCTTGCACCCATGTTTGTGGGGCTTTCCCAGCTTGATACCTTAATgctggctggtaaccatctcccCACCATACCACAGGGAGTTTTTGATCCCATTCCTAACCTTAAGATCCTTGTTCTGTCCCACAATGAAATAAGCCATTTGCCTGAGGGTTTGTTTGACAACCTGAAGAGTCTTAATGACTTGCTGCTAGATTATAATAATTTTACTGAGATATCACATGCTATATTCACAACCCTCCACAACCTAGAACATTTTTCAATGTCTAAAAATAGAATCCAAAATATTCCACCTCTCTTGTTTGCTGGCAGGTTTACCTTAAGAAAACTTGACTTGTCTAGTAATTTACTCTCAGAGCTGCCTTTTGACTTCCCTTCAGGGTTGGAGCAGCTGGAAGTTCTTAATTTATCTGCAAATTGTATTGGTAATGTTCCCAAAAATCTATTCATAAATAATACTAAGCTAGAGTTTCTGCATTTGGACAAAACTTGTCTCAAGACTCCACCCATTTTTTCAGGCCTTCAAAATCTGATTGAGTTAACTGTATGCTGTAATAGCATAAAAGTCTTACCAAAAACATTCACTGACAACATGGCTAATTTGGAATTATTGGATCTCTCCATGAACAATATCAAAGAAATAGAGGATGATGCATTTAAGATGAACCATAATATCACAAAAGTAATTTTGACTGGGAATCCAGTTTGCACAACTGAACAATTTATGCATTATTCTTTTAAAGGACTAGACTGTAGCAGTAAAAATTAA
- the LOC120396435 gene encoding carboxypeptidase N subunit 2-like isoform X3, whose translation MIPVLFPLLFGYVLSLPDCPQKCLCTPSLMDCRRASLYEIPHGIAQKTETLILNDNHLTLISPEVFQHLLNLTFLGLANNKLSLQNDSFDNIGKSILSLDLSGNYFTDLPSNLFRNTKKLVWLNLAENRLGLLDSTIFSSLEKLTYLDLSNNRLKMLAPMFVGLSQLDTLMLAGNHLPTIPQGVFDPIPNLKILVLSHNEISHLPEGLFDNLKSLNDLLLDYNNFTEISHAIFTTLHNLEHFSMSKNRIQNIPPLLFAGRFTLRKLDLSSNLLSELPFDFPSGLEQLEVLNLSANCIGNVPKNLFINNTKLEFLHLDKTCLKTPPIFSGLQNLIELTVCCNSIKVLPKTFTDNMANLELLDLSMNNIKEIEDDAFKMNHNITKVILTGNPVCTTEQFMHYSFKGLDCSSKN comes from the coding sequence ATGATCCCTGTGCTATTTCCGCTGCTCTTTGGATATGTCCTTTCACTGCCAGACTGTCCCCAGAAGTGTTTATGCACCCCTTCTCTAATGGATTGCCGCCGTGCCAGTTTATATGAAATTCCACATGGTATCGCTCAAAAAACAGAAACGTTGATCTTGAATGACAACCATTTAACCCTCATTTCTCCAGAAGTGTTTCAGCACCTTCTCAATCTCACGTTCCTTGGTTTAGCCAACAACAAGCTGTCACTTCAGAATGACTCTTTTGACAATATCGGCAAGAGCATCCTCTCTCTGGATCTCTCTGGGAACTATTTCACAGACTTGCCATCAAACTTGTTCAGGAACACAAAGAAACTGGTTTGGTTAAACTTAGCTGAAAACAGATTGGGTCTTCTGGACAGTACAATTTTCAGCTCCCTAGAAAAACTCACCTATCTTGACCTCTCTAATAACAGGCTGAAGATGCTTGCACCCATGTTTGTGGGGCTTTCCCAGCTTGATACCTTAATgctggctggtaaccatctcccCACCATACCACAGGGAGTTTTTGATCCCATTCCTAACCTTAAGATCCTTGTTCTGTCCCACAATGAAATAAGCCATTTGCCTGAGGGTTTGTTTGACAACCTGAAGAGTCTTAATGACTTGCTGCTAGATTATAATAATTTTACTGAGATATCACATGCTATATTCACAACCCTCCACAACCTAGAACATTTTTCAATGTCTAAAAATAGAATCCAAAATATTCCACCTCTCTTGTTTGCTGGCAGGTTTACCTTAAGAAAACTTGACTTGTCTAGTAATTTACTCTCAGAGCTGCCTTTTGACTTCCCTTCAGGGTTGGAGCAGCTGGAAGTTCTTAATTTATCTGCAAATTGTATTGGTAATGTTCCCAAAAATCTATTCATAAATAATACTAAGCTAGAGTTTCTGCATTTGGACAAAACTTGTCTCAAGACTCCACCCATTTTTTCAGGCCTTCAAAATCTGATTGAGTTAACTGTATGCTGTAATAGCATAAAAGTCTTACCAAAAACATTCACTGACAACATGGCTAATTTGGAATTATTGGATCTCTCCATGAACAATATCAAAGAAATAGAGGATGATGCATTTAAGATGAACCATAATATCACAAAAGTAATTTTGACTGGGAATCCAGTTTGCACAACTGAACAATTTATGCATTATTCTTTTAAAGGACTAGACTGTAGCAGTAAAAATTAA